A genomic stretch from Sulfurimonas sediminis includes:
- a CDS encoding NUDIX domain-containing protein, whose product MGKITSIKELKEPNFVKPVEINYTQNGVAKKWEAVLSHDSVAILLYHTQKDAFVLVKQLRATVLNKNQNNGYMYELCAGIVDKECSIEQIAKEEILEECGYDVPVQNLEKISAFYTSVGISGTHQTLYYAEIDECMKVTDGGGLEEEEIEVIYIPLSEAKKFMFDESYQKTTGVSLAFYWFFDTKKGR is encoded by the coding sequence ATGGGTAAAATAACTTCCATAAAAGAGCTCAAAGAGCCAAATTTTGTCAAACCGGTAGAGATAAACTACACACAAAACGGTGTAGCAAAAAAGTGGGAAGCTGTCCTTTCCCATGACAGTGTTGCCATACTGCTCTATCATACACAAAAAGATGCCTTTGTCCTTGTCAAGCAGCTCCGCGCTACCGTGCTGAACAAAAATCAGAACAACGGTTACATGTATGAACTCTGTGCCGGCATTGTTGACAAAGAGTGCTCCATAGAGCAAATAGCAAAAGAGGAGATTTTGGAAGAGTGCGGGTACGACGTACCTGTGCAAAATTTGGAAAAAATCAGTGCTTTTTACACCAGTGTCGGCATATCAGGCACACATCAGACACTCTATTATGCCGAAATTGATGAATGTATGAAGGTCACTGACGGCGGCGGTCTCGAAGAAGAGGAGATAGAAGTTATTTATATTCCGTTAAGTGAAGCAAAAAAGTTTATGTTTGATGAAAGCTATCAAAAGACAACGGGTGTTTCTTTGGCATTTTACTGGTTTTTTGATACTAAAAAAGGCCGGTAG
- a CDS encoding FAD-linked oxidase C-terminal domain-containing protein, with product MIDKKHLQHFTNIVGEENIYSDKAHLLAYSYDATREHFEPDAVVFPRDEADVSEILKYCNEHQIVIVPRGAGSGFTGGALPSKGGIVLAMEKHMNKILEIDMKNMVAIVQPGVINMDLQKKVEEVGLFYPPDPASQDYSTIGGNVSENAGGMRAAKYGITKDYVMATRAVLPNGDVIKAGKRTIKDVAGYNISGILIASEGTLAVLTEITLKLIPKPKMTKTAMGIFATVNDAMEAVYKTMASGITPVAMEFLDNLTIRAVEETFHKGLPVDAGALLVTDVDGNLEDDLDFQLAQIEKVFRENGCSDFKVAKDDKEAADIWFARRNASPSLSIYGSKKLNEDVTVPRSALPELLEKFYAIADKYNVKIPCFGHTGDGNVHTNVMVDGSDPEQVKIAYKAIEEVFQATIDLGGTLSGEHGIGLAKAPYMKMAFTDAEMALFKSIKKAFDPNNILNPAKMGLD from the coding sequence ATGATAGATAAAAAACATTTACAACACTTTACAAATATTGTCGGTGAAGAGAATATTTACAGTGACAAGGCACATTTGCTTGCCTATTCGTATGATGCGACGCGTGAGCATTTTGAACCTGATGCGGTTGTGTTTCCAAGAGATGAAGCGGATGTCAGCGAAATACTTAAATACTGCAACGAACATCAAATTGTTATAGTGCCTCGCGGTGCAGGTTCGGGTTTTACGGGTGGAGCGCTTCCTAGTAAGGGCGGAATTGTGCTAGCGATGGAAAAACATATGAATAAAATCTTAGAAATAGATATGAAAAATATGGTCGCCATAGTTCAACCGGGTGTTATCAACATGGATTTGCAAAAAAAAGTCGAAGAAGTAGGGCTTTTTTATCCGCCGGATCCTGCGAGTCAGGACTATTCAACCATCGGTGGCAATGTGAGTGAAAATGCCGGCGGTATGCGCGCTGCAAAATACGGTATCACAAAAGACTATGTGATGGCGACACGGGCTGTTTTGCCAAACGGTGATGTCATTAAAGCAGGCAAACGTACGATTAAAGATGTGGCAGGATACAACATCAGCGGTATTTTGATTGCGAGTGAGGGGACTTTGGCCGTGCTTACGGAAATCACGCTCAAACTCATCCCAAAACCGAAAATGACAAAAACGGCGATGGGTATATTTGCGACGGTCAATGATGCGATGGAAGCAGTCTATAAAACGATGGCAAGCGGAATCACGCCTGTTGCAATGGAATTTTTGGATAATTTGACAATTCGTGCCGTAGAAGAGACTTTTCATAAAGGTCTGCCAGTTGATGCGGGAGCCTTGCTTGTTACAGATGTTGACGGAAACCTTGAGGATGACTTGGATTTTCAGCTTGCACAGATTGAAAAAGTATTTCGTGAAAACGGCTGCAGTGATTTTAAAGTGGCAAAAGATGACAAAGAGGCGGCAGACATCTGGTTTGCCCGTCGAAATGCTTCACCGTCACTCAGCATTTACGGCAGTAAAAAACTCAATGAAGATGTAACAGTGCCGCGTTCGGCACTGCCGGAACTGCTTGAGAAATTTTATGCAATTGCAGACAAATACAATGTCAAAATCCCGTGTTTTGGACATACGGGTGACGGAAATGTGCATACAAATGTTATGGTTGACGGGAGTGACCCTGAGCAGGTGAAAATTGCCTACAAAGCGATAGAAGAGGTGTTTCAGGCAACGATTGATTTGGGCGGAACACTCTCTGGTGAGCACGGAATAGGACTTGCAAAGGCACCGTACATGAAAATGGCTTTCACAGATGCAGAAATGGCGCTGTTTAAATCCATCAAAAAAGCATTTGATCCGAACAATATCTTAAACCCTGCAAAAATGGGGCTTGACTAA
- a CDS encoding peptidoglycan DD-metalloendopeptidase family protein produces MIRFFIFFLLITSSFAAHVDRYRWSNGETYLDFLQNHNLPLRPLYYNLDKDDQRLTEEMRAGIHYQILKDVKEEIEQILLPLNDELQIHIYKDDKSYKFEAIPIISTTKTEAFYTTITSSPMYNILKETGSKKLAQIFVSSFKHSLNFKNDIRKGDELVMIYEQKYRLGEPFSMPTLKVAMIEMHHKKHFIYLNSDGRYYDEKAHEVEGFLLARPVRGARISSYFTKRRWHPVLHKWKAHLGVDYAARRGTPVIAAGRGVIVWASRMGSYGNLIKIRHADGYETRYAHLKSFRRGIHRGRRVKKGQTIGYVGSTGRSTGPHLHFELRKRGRAINPLRVVQVTTKKLKGKAKKAFLRLKKNYDESVNLHLNNKTAYKKRPPFENMSYIHLLKEKNNG; encoded by the coding sequence ATGATACGATTTTTCATATTTTTTTTACTGATTACCTCCTCTTTTGCTGCCCATGTGGACAGATACCGTTGGAGTAACGGAGAAACTTATCTGGATTTTTTACAAAACCACAATCTTCCCTTGCGACCGCTTTACTACAATCTTGACAAGGATGACCAAAGACTCACAGAGGAGATGCGTGCAGGCATTCATTACCAGATTTTAAAAGATGTCAAAGAAGAGATAGAACAGATTCTGCTGCCTTTGAATGATGAACTGCAAATTCATATATACAAAGATGACAAAAGCTACAAATTTGAAGCTATTCCCATTATAAGCACAACAAAAACAGAAGCTTTTTACACAACAATAACAAGTTCGCCGATGTACAATATTTTAAAAGAGACAGGCTCCAAAAAACTGGCACAGATATTTGTTTCCAGTTTCAAACACTCCCTGAACTTTAAAAATGATATTCGCAAAGGCGATGAACTCGTTATGATTTATGAGCAGAAATATCGTTTGGGAGAGCCCTTTTCCATGCCGACTTTAAAAGTCGCCATGATAGAGATGCATCATAAAAAACACTTTATCTACCTCAACAGTGACGGACGCTATTATGATGAAAAAGCCCATGAAGTCGAAGGTTTTCTACTTGCCCGTCCGGTAAGGGGAGCCAGAATATCTTCTTATTTTACAAAAAGAAGATGGCACCCTGTGCTGCATAAATGGAAAGCACATCTTGGTGTTGACTATGCTGCAAGGCGCGGAACACCGGTTATTGCAGCAGGCAGAGGAGTCATTGTATGGGCTTCAAGAATGGGAAGCTATGGCAATCTTATAAAAATACGCCATGCTGACGGCTATGAAACACGCTATGCCCACTTAAAATCATTCCGCAGAGGTATTCACAGGGGCAGACGTGTAAAAAAAGGACAGACTATAGGCTATGTCGGTTCCACAGGCCGCTCAACCGGACCACACCTGCATTTTGAACTCAGAAAAAGAGGACGCGCCATCAATCCGCTCAGAGTTGTGCAGGTAACGACCAAAAAGCTCAAAGGCAAAGCAAAAAAAGCATTTTTACGATTAAAGAAAAACTATGATGAAAGTGTCAATCTTCACCTCAACAACAAAACAGCCTATAAAAAACGCCCGCCTTTTGAAAACATGTCTTACATCCACCTTTTAAAGGAAAAAAACAATGGGTAA
- a CDS encoding type II secretion system protein: MKKSKQAPQGHSLHSAFTMIELVFVIVVLGILASIAIPKFAATRTDAQISKARADIASVRSAILTDRQAHIIKGDPDYISGLSQNSTTLFDGNGTRELLMYGIKAGNTEGHWSTTDNAAPYLHYVYKVGGQDCAFTYNPTTGRFDLNASQDTICDKLVD, encoded by the coding sequence ATGAAGAAATCAAAACAGGCACCCCAAGGGCACTCGTTGCACAGCGCTTTTACAATGATAGAACTTGTTTTTGTCATTGTTGTATTGGGCATCCTGGCAAGTATTGCCATTCCAAAGTTTGCCGCAACAAGAACAGATGCACAGATAAGTAAAGCGCGCGCCGATATTGCTTCGGTGCGTTCTGCAATTTTGACAGACAGACAGGCGCACATTATCAAAGGCGACCCGGATTATATCTCTGGTTTGAGTCAAAACAGTACAACTCTTTTTGACGGGAACGGAACCAGAGAGCTTTTAATGTATGGTATAAAAGCCGGAAATACAGAGGGGCATTGGAGTACCACAGATAATGCTGCACCTTATTTGCATTATGTATATAAAGTGGGCGGTCAAGACTGTGCCTTTACTTATAACCCTACAACAGGAAGATTTGATTTAAATGCCAGTCAAGATACAATTTGCGATAAACTAGTAGATTAA
- a CDS encoding YihY family inner membrane protein: MNEKLTKYIKPVKIFVSSFVDKELTLFAASLSFYTIFTIIPLLLIVMAILTALPSFADYYEKIQGFIFSNLMPVNSDTVMFQINGFLQNASKMGAIGFVAILVSSLLFFKNFEYIANRIFHAKPRNLWESITTYWTLLTLTPIALGVSFYITGYIATLMASNSLTSGLNILPLVPYIIIWGLFFLIFQIAANAKINPKASAISSFIVSVIFSLSKNAFIYYVFLNKSYTTMYGSFAILMFLFLWIYVSWIIFLYGLKLCHIIDEIYKKKQRIAE; encoded by the coding sequence ATGAATGAAAAGCTGACAAAATATATAAAACCTGTAAAAATATTTGTCAGTTCTTTTGTTGACAAAGAGTTGACGCTCTTTGCCGCGAGTCTGAGCTTTTATACGATTTTTACCATTATTCCTCTTTTGCTGATTGTGATGGCAATTTTGACTGCTTTGCCTTCTTTTGCTGATTATTATGAAAAAATTCAGGGTTTTATTTTCTCAAATCTTATGCCTGTGAACTCTGATACGGTTATGTTTCAGATAAACGGATTTTTACAAAATGCTTCTAAAATGGGAGCCATAGGATTTGTGGCAATTTTAGTCTCTTCACTGCTCTTTTTCAAAAATTTTGAATACATTGCCAACAGAATTTTTCATGCAAAACCAAGAAATTTGTGGGAGAGTATAACGACCTACTGGACACTCTTGACGCTGACACCTATTGCGCTTGGTGTCTCTTTTTACATTACCGGTTATATTGCAACACTGATGGCTTCAAACTCTCTGACCTCTGGGCTTAATATTTTGCCTTTGGTTCCTTATATTATTATTTGGGGATTATTTTTTCTGATTTTTCAAATAGCTGCCAATGCAAAAATCAATCCCAAAGCTTCGGCAATAAGCTCTTTTATTGTCTCGGTAATTTTTAGTTTAAGTAAAAATGCTTTTATTTACTATGTCTTTTTAAATAAATCCTATACGACTATGTACGGCTCCTTTGCTATTTTAATGTTTTTATTTCTATGGATTTATGTCTCATGGATTATCTTTTTGTACGGTCTGAAACTATGCCACATTATAGATGAAATATACAAAAAGAAGCAGCGTATAGCCGAGTAA
- a CDS encoding primosomal protein N' yields MKYYKVAITGSPLGEFTYESLQKIETGTQVSVAVRNRVLNGVVIATCKQPDFKTHEILEVHAFRFSDKQLALARFIASYYICSLGDAFALMLPYEITAGTEAAALGTQTSVWAVRHKNTKSTSKIILSSKQENALTFLKQHKVSLLFGDTGSGKTEVYMKYFEQMAERGKTSIFLMPEISLTPQMSKRLKEHFGEDFVMWHSKLTPLAKKKALAKIYAGEAKIIAGARSALFLPVKNLGLIIVDEEHDESYKSSSRPRYNARDLAIYMGKLYDVPVVLGSATPSLTSYVKFPHFRLKGGHFSSEKSFLYEKSPESLSPVVLQNLQKILEKKEQAIVFLPTRANFKYLQCQDCGHTIKCAFCSVGMSVHQHSRALKCHYCNFTQAIPQVCPECHSPNLSSARLGTAEAVKILQEILPSARVEQFDRDVITTANKLKKALKRFNDKESDILVGTQMLSKGHDYHGVTLAVVLGMDNMLNMGDYRAREKALSSLIQVAGRSGRAKDAKVIVQTFNEDFFKTYIERYEDFLEEEKVFRQELYPPYKKLCRILFAHKNGLKAQDAMRQMHENLLTCKGIEIVGAKKCAIEKVANKYRFEILLRADKSTDIIKAVKSAKVDLAEIDMDPIEFG; encoded by the coding sequence TTGAAGTACTACAAAGTAGCTATCACAGGCTCTCCTCTCGGTGAGTTTACCTACGAATCATTACAAAAGATAGAAACAGGAACACAGGTAAGTGTAGCTGTGCGAAACAGAGTACTAAACGGCGTTGTTATTGCTACATGCAAACAGCCTGATTTTAAAACCCATGAAATTTTAGAAGTACATGCGTTTCGTTTTTCAGACAAACAGCTTGCACTTGCCAGGTTTATAGCCTCTTATTATATCTGTTCTTTAGGTGATGCTTTTGCATTAATGCTGCCTTACGAAATAACAGCTGGCACTGAAGCAGCAGCCCTCGGAACCCAGACTTCAGTCTGGGCTGTGCGTCATAAGAACACAAAAAGCACCTCAAAAATTATACTTTCATCAAAACAGGAAAATGCACTCACTTTCTTAAAACAACACAAAGTTTCCCTTCTTTTCGGCGATACAGGCAGCGGAAAAACAGAAGTCTATATGAAATACTTTGAACAGATGGCAGAAAGAGGAAAGACATCCATCTTTTTAATGCCTGAAATCTCTCTGACACCACAGATGTCCAAACGCCTCAAAGAACATTTTGGTGAAGATTTTGTCATGTGGCATTCAAAACTCACACCCCTGGCAAAGAAAAAAGCACTTGCCAAAATATACGCAGGAGAAGCAAAGATCATTGCCGGTGCACGTTCAGCTCTCTTTTTACCTGTAAAAAATTTGGGACTTATTATTGTCGATGAAGAGCATGATGAGAGTTACAAGTCATCTTCGCGTCCTCGGTACAATGCAAGAGATTTAGCCATTTATATGGGCAAACTTTATGATGTTCCTGTAGTGCTTGGCAGTGCGACACCCTCTTTGACCTCTTATGTAAAATTTCCACATTTCAGACTCAAAGGCGGGCATTTTAGCTCCGAGAAAAGTTTTCTGTACGAAAAAAGTCCCGAAAGCCTCTCCCCTGTGGTTTTACAAAATTTACAAAAAATTTTAGAAAAAAAAGAGCAGGCTATCGTCTTTTTGCCGACACGCGCCAATTTTAAATATTTGCAGTGTCAAGACTGCGGGCATACAATAAAATGTGCCTTTTGCAGTGTCGGTATGAGTGTGCATCAGCACTCGCGCGCTTTGAAATGCCATTATTGTAATTTTACACAGGCAATCCCTCAGGTCTGTCCAGAGTGCCACAGTCCGAATTTATCGAGTGCAAGACTCGGAACAGCAGAAGCGGTGAAAATTTTACAAGAAATTTTGCCGAGTGCAAGAGTAGAACAGTTTGACCGGGATGTCATTACCACAGCAAACAAACTCAAAAAAGCATTAAAACGTTTTAATGACAAAGAGAGTGATATTCTTGTCGGTACCCAAATGCTCTCAAAAGGACATGATTATCACGGAGTTACTTTGGCTGTGGTACTTGGGATGGACAATATGCTGAACATGGGTGATTACCGTGCACGGGAAAAAGCGCTCTCTTCTTTGATTCAGGTAGCGGGACGAAGCGGACGGGCAAAAGATGCCAAAGTCATCGTGCAGACTTTCAATGAGGATTTTTTCAAGACCTACATAGAGAGGTATGAAGATTTTTTGGAAGAAGAAAAGGTTTTCAGACAAGAGCTGTATCCGCCCTATAAAAAACTGTGTCGTATTTTGTTTGCGCATAAAAACGGTCTCAAAGCACAAGACGCCATGCGGCAAATGCATGAAAATCTGCTTACATGTAAAGGTATAGAGATAGTAGGTGCAAAAAAATGTGCCATAGAGAAAGTGGCAAACAAATACAGATTTGAGATACTGCTTCGGGCTGACAAAAGTACGGATATTATAAAAGCGGTGAAGTCTGCAAAAGTAGATTTGGCGGAAATAGACATGGACCCGATAGAGTTTGGGTAG
- a CDS encoding ComEC/Rec2 family competence protein, which yields MQTVEKVTLFSAKKDYFFFVGLFFTLLSFSLSYEYYKYKQLTKFDSQLSDVTVVKAYNKTKLTKNGKIKSYKVLKLKSDDGFVFYTVAKKNLQNLQNKRLHVELWAGNISFKEYLKVFFAFSKILKIYEKPTLKQKTASFIDTQHTSSEIAKLYKALFLALPLPTSIQTHFSNLGISHLIAISGFHLGVLATLLFFLFKYPYKFLQNRYFPYRSYKRDSFAFISLVLLGYLLFLDSPPSLLRAYVMLVVGFVLYDRGMHIISMQTLLLTVFLLLALFPKLLLSIGFWLSVSGVFYIFWFLIHCKACSKLTQFLLLPFWVYLMMLPFSMAIFGNFSLYHPLSILWTTLFTLFYPLAIALHVIGLGNLLDVPLAYLLHVNTHALQHTLAKVYLIIEVLLSLAAVFSKKALYALLGYTLLLFVYFIYNVA from the coding sequence ATGCAAACCGTTGAGAAAGTAACACTTTTTAGTGCAAAAAAAGATTACTTTTTCTTTGTGGGACTTTTTTTCACCCTTCTTAGTTTTTCCCTCTCTTATGAGTACTACAAATACAAACAGCTTACAAAATTTGATTCCCAACTTTCTGACGTCACCGTTGTTAAAGCCTACAATAAAACAAAGTTGACAAAAAACGGAAAAATAAAAAGCTATAAAGTTTTAAAACTCAAGAGTGATGACGGATTTGTTTTTTATACAGTCGCAAAGAAAAATCTTCAAAATCTTCAAAACAAACGTTTACATGTAGAGCTGTGGGCAGGAAACATCAGCTTCAAAGAGTATCTCAAAGTTTTTTTTGCCTTTAGCAAAATACTTAAAATCTATGAAAAGCCTACTCTCAAACAAAAAACGGCCTCGTTTATAGATACGCAACACACAAGCAGTGAAATTGCCAAACTCTATAAGGCACTGTTTTTGGCACTTCCCCTTCCAACATCTATACAGACACACTTTTCCAACCTCGGTATTTCACACCTCATCGCCATCAGCGGTTTTCATTTGGGTGTTTTGGCTACTCTTTTATTTTTTCTGTTTAAATACCCTTATAAATTTTTACAAAACAGATACTTTCCCTACAGAAGCTATAAAAGAGACAGTTTTGCCTTTATCAGTTTGGTTTTGCTTGGCTATTTGCTCTTTTTAGATTCACCGCCTTCACTACTGAGAGCCTATGTAATGCTTGTCGTCGGTTTTGTATTGTATGACAGAGGCATGCACATCATCTCGATGCAGACACTCCTGCTTACCGTGTTTTTACTTCTTGCACTTTTTCCAAAGCTCCTGCTCAGTATAGGTTTTTGGCTTTCAGTCAGTGGTGTTTTTTACATCTTTTGGTTTTTGATTCATTGTAAAGCGTGCAGTAAGCTTACACAGTTTTTACTCCTGCCCTTTTGGGTTTATTTGATGATGCTTCCTTTTTCTATGGCAATATTTGGCAACTTCAGCCTATATCATCCCCTTTCGATTTTATGGACAACACTTTTTACGCTCTTTTACCCCTTGGCAATTGCATTACATGTAATAGGCCTGGGAAATCTTTTAGATGTCCCTTTGGCTTACCTCTTACATGTGAACACACATGCTCTGCAACACACACTTGCAAAGGTTTATCTCATTATAGAGGTTCTACTTTCACTCGCAGCCGTATTTAGCAAAAAAGCACTCTATGCCTTACTCGGCTATACGCTGCTTCTTTTTGTATATTTCATCTATAATGTGGCATAG
- a CDS encoding prepilin-type N-terminal cleavage/methylation domain-containing protein, with product MHTALHKAFTMIELIFVIVILGILAAVAIPKLAATRGDAQVSKIAMNIMTGASEIASYAMSQAKTEDNLSVMSNAVANMEASGEASISTAEKKAVIQVGSVNDCATIQVQTGANDDNLTISFGDPGSDTLCVGLQGAIDASQYPMKLRGTSVNY from the coding sequence ATGCATACAGCTCTTCACAAAGCTTTTACAATGATAGAACTCATATTTGTCATTGTTATTTTAGGTATTTTGGCAGCTGTAGCCATTCCTAAATTGGCTGCAACAAGAGGCGATGCCCAAGTCTCTAAAATAGCAATGAACATAATGACAGGGGCATCTGAAATCGCTTCGTATGCCATGAGTCAGGCAAAAACTGAAGACAATCTTTCTGTTATGTCCAATGCGGTTGCTAATATGGAAGCAAGTGGAGAAGCGAGTATTTCAACTGCTGAAAAAAAAGCAGTTATTCAAGTCGGTTCTGTCAATGATTGTGCTACAATACAGGTACAGACAGGTGCAAATGATGATAATCTAACGATTTCCTTTGGCGATCCTGGCAGTGACACACTCTGTGTTGGACTGCAAGGGGCAATAGATGCTTCACAATACCCAATGAAGCTTCGTGGAACATCTGTTAATTATTGA
- a CDS encoding plasminogen-binding N-terminal domain-containing protein: protein MKYILLLTILALEVFGAVIKSPVVSVDNQNETATIKTGKIDVGVSGFVVHHISPEHSAIVRNAVVQSFDAQTKTATIKMSAFTALQNSALPHGKWQPQVGDTVELAFGYSRSLLIAPNEEIYYKITKSVQTQWIHPDLFATVLSFRGHPTPLKEDFEAMADASSVGLLFIYLNQKVYTLDIKSFKILSISDAKLKQDKVHLPFYTRVNNIDAAWWGAGSSRLKSYAPHYYELLVANNKTNKELYSIIKNGDAKLHYLLDEFELGK from the coding sequence ATGAAATATATACTTTTATTGACGATACTTGCCTTGGAAGTTTTTGGCGCTGTTATAAAATCACCTGTAGTCTCAGTTGATAATCAAAATGAAACTGCAACCATAAAAACAGGTAAAATAGATGTCGGTGTCAGTGGTTTTGTTGTGCATCACATTAGCCCTGAGCACAGTGCCATTGTTAGAAATGCTGTTGTGCAGAGTTTTGATGCACAAACAAAGACGGCAACCATTAAAATGAGTGCATTTACTGCCTTGCAAAACAGTGCTTTGCCACATGGAAAATGGCAACCTCAGGTCGGTGATACGGTAGAATTGGCATTTGGTTACTCCCGTTCACTGCTTATTGCTCCCAATGAAGAGATTTATTATAAAATTACCAAAAGTGTACAAACACAATGGATTCATCCGGACCTTTTTGCAACGGTTCTTTCTTTTAGGGGACATCCGACACCTTTAAAAGAGGACTTTGAAGCGATGGCGGATGCCAGCAGTGTGGGACTGCTTTTTATATATCTCAATCAAAAAGTATATACGCTCGACATTAAAAGTTTTAAAATCCTAAGCATTAGTGATGCAAAACTCAAACAAGACAAAGTACATCTTCCTTTTTATACGCGTGTCAACAACATAGATGCTGCATGGTGGGGAGCAGGGAGCTCGAGACTCAAAAGTTATGCGCCTCATTATTATGAGCTTTTGGTTGCAAATAACAAAACGAACAAAGAACTCTACAGTATTATAAAAAACGGTGATGCCAAGTTGCATTATTTACTTGATGAATTTGAACTAGGAAAATAA